One Pseudoliparis swirei isolate HS2019 ecotype Mariana Trench chromosome 4, NWPU_hadal_v1, whole genome shotgun sequence genomic window carries:
- the fgf7 gene encoding fibroblast growth factor 7 has product MHTWMLTWNLQNLFSGLYLHAVFLFGSVCVVDSDCTPEQLAAIMNCSRHERHTRNYDYMEGGDVRIRQLFSRTQWFLTIDDLGNINGTQDPTNCYSILEIRTVSEGGVLAIKGVKSQFYISMAKAGQLQGKRIYNENCNFKEVFLENYFNAYSSARWTKNGKEMFIALSQKGRPMRGKKTRREHIASHFIPMKCREEDSRVD; this is encoded by the exons ATGCACACATGGATGCTGACATGGAACCTTCAAAACCTGTTCTCGGGACTGTACCTCCACGCCGTCTTCTTGTTCGGCAGTGTGTGCGTGGTCGACAGTGACTGCACTCCAGAGCAACTCGCCGCCATCATGAACTGCTCCAGACACGAGCGCCACACCAGGAACTACGACTacatggagggaggagatgtgCGCATCCGACAGCTGTTCAGCCGCACGCAGTGGTTCCTCACCATCGATGACTTGGGCAACATCAACGGGACTCAAGACCCCACCAACTGCTACA GTATCCTGGAGATCAGGACCGTGTCTGAGGGCGGCGTTCTGGCCATCAAAGGTGTGAAGAGCCAGTTCTATATCTCGATGGCGAAGGCTGGACAGCTGCAAGGCAAG AGGATCTACAATGAAAACTGCAACTTCAAGGAGGTTTTCCTAGAAAACTATTTCAACGCGTACTCGTCTGCCAGGTGGACTAAAAATGGCAAAGAGATGTTCATAGCTCTGTCTCAGAAGGGCCGGCCAATGAGAGGGAAGAAGACCAGGAGGGAGCACATCGCTTCTCACTTCATCCCCATGAAgtgcagggaggaggacagccgGGTGGACTGA